In one window of Mesoplodon densirostris isolate mMesDen1 chromosome 4, mMesDen1 primary haplotype, whole genome shotgun sequence DNA:
- the EID1 gene encoding EP300-interacting inhibitor of differentiation 1 produces the protein MSEMNELSELYEESNDLQMDVMPGESDLPQMEVGGGSREPSLNPSRAGAQPQLEEEGPMEEEAAQPMAEPLGQRGLASRPGPGEQPGQIAGPDFESEDEGEEFDDWEDDYDYPEEEQLSGAGYRVSAALEEANKMFLRNSRAREAALDGGFQMHYEKTPFDQLAFIEELFSLMVVNRLTEELGCDEIIDRE, from the coding sequence ATGTCTGAAATGAACGAGCTGTCCGAGCTCTATGAGGAAAGCAATGACCTGCAGATGGATGTGATGCCTGGCGAGAGTGACCTTCCGCAGATGGAGGTAGGCGGCGGGAGCCGGGAGCCATCCCTGAACCCCTCCCGCGCCGGGGCCCAGCCACAGCTGGAGGAGGAAGGCCCGATGGAGGAGGAGGCCGCCCAGCCAATGGCGGAGCCGCTGGGGCAGCGAGGCCTCGCTAGCCGGCCCGGCCCTGGGGAGCAGCCAGGCCAGATCGCGGGCCCTGATTTCGAGAGCGAGGACGAGGGCGAGGAATTCGATGACTGGGAGGACGACTACGACTATCCGGAAGAGGAGCAGCTGAGTGGTGCAGGCTACAGAGTATCAGCGGCCCTTGAAGAAGCCAACAAGATGTTTTTGAGAAACTCCAGAGCAAGAGAAGCAGCTCTGGATGGCGGGTTTCAGATGCATTATGAGAAGACCCCGTTTGATCAGTTGGCTTTTATCGAAGAGCTTTTTTCACTCATGGTTGTCAATCGTCTGACCGAAGAGCTCGGCTGCGATGAGATTATTGATAGAGAGTAG